The Stigmatella ashevillena genomic sequence GCGCGCCCGGGCGGGCTGCCCTCGGACACCGCGTCCGCCGAGGAGTCCGCCTCGGCGACGGCGCCGCGCATCCTGGTGGTGGAGGACGAGCCGGAGATCCGCGACTTCGTCGTCAGCGTGCTCCGGACGACCTACCGCGTGACAGAGGCCGTCAACGGCGAGGAGGGCCGCCAGCGCGCCCTCCAGTCGAGCCCGGACCTCATCGTCTCGGATGTGATGATGCCGGTGATGTCGGGCCTGCAGATGCTCGCCGCGCTGCGCGAGCGGCAGGAGACGGCGGACATCCCGGTCATCCTCCTCACGGCCCGGCAAGAGGTGGCCGAGAAGGTGGAAGGCCTGGGCATCGGCGCGAACGACTACATGGGCAAGCCGTTCTCGCCCCGCGAGCTGCTGGCGCGCATCGAGGCCCAGCTGCGCTTGAGGGATGCCGCGGTGCGCGCGGCGGAGAACGAGCGGCTGGCGGCCACGGGCCTGCTCACCTCGGGCTTCGCCCACGAGGTGCGCAACCCGCTCAACGGGTTGATGAACGCGATGCTCCCCTTGCGCGAGAGCATCCTGGGCGCGCAGGTGGATCTGGACACGAGCCGCGCCATGCTCGAAGTCATGGAGGAGTGTGGCACCCGCATCCGCCACCTCGCTGAGTCCCTGCTGTCCTTCGTGCGCACCTCCGACCGGTTGGTGCCGGTGAACCTGGGCGCCTCGCTGGACTCCACCCTGAGCGTGCTGGCGTGGAAGATCCCTCACGACGTGATGGTGGTGCGCGACTACCAGTGTGATGTTCCCATCACCGGGGACCCGGGCTCGCTCAACCAAGTGTGGGTGAACCTGATCGACAACGCCCTGCGCGCGGTGGGCGACAAGGGCCAGGTGAAGATCTCCACCGAGCACGACGGGGCCACGGCGGTGGTGTCCATCACGGACACGGGCACGGGCATCAAGCCCGAGGACATGGAGCGCCTCTTCCAGCCGTTCTTCTCCACCCGGGCCGCGGGGGAGGGCACGGGGCTGGGCCTGGCGCTCTGCCGGCGCATCGTGCTGCGCCACGGGGGCCTCATCCAGCTCACCAGCGAGTGGGGCAAGGGCACCCGGTGCGAGGTGCGCCTGCCGGTGCAGGGGGTGGAGCACCTCCAGCCCCGGAGCGGGCGCCCCGCGGAGCCCGCCGCCTTGACGCGGTTGCCTCCGGGCCCAGGCGCCGCCAACGGGTGACGGCGCCCGGAAGTCCCGCTACCGCACGTTGTGCATCAACCGCTTGAGCGGGGCCTGGAGGATGAGCAGTACCACCGCGCCCACCAGGGACGAGTAGACGAAGATGGCGAAGTAGCTGGTGGGGACGATCTGTCCCCACTTCTCGCCGAGGCTGCCGCCCACATACTGGGCCACGGCGTTGCTCATCAGCCACACGCCCATGAAGAGCGAGGCGAAGCGCGTTGGCGCCAGCTTCGTCACCATGGACAGGCCCACGGGCGACAGGCACAGCTCGCCGAGCGTCGCCAGCAGGAAGCTCAGCAGCAGCCAGAGGCCGCTCACCTGGGCCGCTTTGCTCTGCTCGGCCAGCGAGGTGATGGCCTGACGCCAGGCGGGCGGAGCGCCGGAGCCCACCAACTGCGCCTTGCTCACCGGCGACAGCCCTCCCACCATCGTCACCGCGCGGGACTCCGCGTTCCAGCCGGAGACGCCCTGCTTGTCCGAGAGCGGGAAGGTGTACCCGGGCGGCAGCCCCGTGAACTGGAAGGTGACGGGGCGCTCCGGGGACGCGTTCTTCACCGCCACCTCCATCGCCTCGATTTGCGCCATGTAGGCCTTGTCCACCGTGGGCCGCAGGGCATTGGTGACGGCGAAGGGCGCCAGCACGCCGCGCACGGTCAGCTCCTGCGAGGAGGGCTCATAGCCGAACCGGCCCGCGTTGAGCGTCTCGAGCTGAATGCCCTCGGGCAGGGCCGCCAGGGGTACCCGGGTGACGGTGCCATTCTCCGCTGCCGCGCCCGCCACCATCGCGCCGAACGAGGCGGTGATGAGGAACATGGCCGCCAGCATCTTCGCCGCCGTGGGAATCTCCATGCCGCGCCGCGCGAGCCCCGTCCACATCATCGCGAGCAGCGGCGCGAAGGCGATGATGAAGAAGGCGTTGGCGGCCTGGTAGTCCTCGCCCTCGATCGAGAAGAGCCCCAGATCGAGCGGCGCCGTGTTGTACGCGGCCCAGATGTTGAGGGCGTTGCCGGCCTGCTCGAAGGCCATCCAGAAGAGCACCACGAAGGTGAAGATCACGAAGATGACGGTGCTCTTGTCCCGGGCGGCGTTCTTGATGCTGAGCAGCGTCCAGCCCATCCACGCGCCGATGAGCGCGAAGACCGTGGGCATGATGACGTTCGTCCAGGACTCCTGGCCCGTGGCCGCCTGGTAGAAGAAGCTCGCGGGGACCACCACCGCCAGGAGGAAGAGCAGCCAGGGGAACACCTTGGTGATGGCGCCGCCGAAGCCGCCCGTGCTGGGGACCTGCTCGTCCGGCTCCTCGGCCGAGGCCTGAAGGGCCGTGGAGTCTTTCTTCTGGGGGACGATCTCATTCAAGTTGCCCGCGGCGGCCACGTCCCGGAGCACCTGCTTCTGGCCGATGAGGAAGATGATGAGGCTGAGCACCATGCCCACGCCGGCCGCGCCAAAGCCCCAGTGGTAGCCCATGCCCGGGGTGGGGCCCATGTTCCGGCGCAGCCAGCCGCAGATCAGCGGGGCCAGGAACGCGCCGATGTTGATGCCCATGTAGAAGATGGTGAAGGCGCCGTCCCGGCGCGGATCCCCCTGCTTGTAGAGCTTGCCCACCAGGGTGGAGATGTTGGGCTTGAAGAAGCCGTTGCCGGCGATGAGGAAGACGAGCGCCGTGTAGAAGATGGGCAACGGCTCGAAGGCCATGAGGAAGTGGCCAATGGCCATGAGCACCGCCCCGATGATGATGGCCGAGCGCAGCCCCAGGAAACGGTCCGCGATGAACCCGCCCAGCAGCGGGGTCAGGTAGACGAGGCTCGTGTACCACTTGAACACCGACGAGGAGTCCGCCGGCTGGAACTGCAGGTAGTTCAGCAGATACAGCACGAGCAGGGCGCGCATGCCGTAGTAGCTGAAGCGCTCCCACATCTCCGTGGCGAAGAGAACATACAACCCCTTGGGGTGTCCCTTGGGAGCCTCGGAGGGGGGCGAGGACGACGCCTCGGCGGAGGACGGAGGTCCGGAGGGGAACTGCTGGGCAGTGGAGGTGGACATGTTTGTTCAGGATCGAACCGAGCAGGTCACACCTTTGTCAAGCGCCCTCCGGGAAAGGGCCCGCTTCCCGAGGGTCGTCAGGCGCCCTTGGCGGTCAGACCCGGTGCGGCGTGCTCCCCCACGGGGATGGGGCCGGACTGCTGGTAGTAGTCGCGGACCTTGTATTTGCGCGCCATGAGGGCCATGCCCACGCCGGCCAGGAACGCCAGGCCCGAGTAGAAGAAGAACTGCCCCGAGCCCTGGAAGATGTTGAGCGAGGAGGCGATGGCCACCGCGATGTTGGCCAGCGTGGTGTTGACCAGCCAGAGGCTCTGCACCACGCCCTTCATCTCGCGGGGCGCCTGGGTATAGGCGAACTCCAGGCCCGTGGTGGACACGAGGATCTCCGCCAGGGTGAGCACGATGTACGGGAGGATCTGCCAGGCGATGTTCAGCTTCGTGCCGCCTTCGATGAGCACCTGGTAGTAGCCCGCGATGATGTAGGAGAACGCGCCGATGATGAGCCCCAGCGGCATGCGGCGCAGCGGGGTGAGCTCCCAGCGGGTCTTCTGGAAGGCCGGGTAGATGATGCCCGCGAGCACGGGGATGAGGATCATCACCAGCGCGGGGTTGACGAACTGCATCTGGCTGGGCTGGAAGGTGAACGAGCCGATCTGCTGATCCATCCCGCGCGCCTGCACCACCCAGGTGGAGGCCTTTTGATCGAACAGCATCCAGAAGAAGGGGACGGTGGGCATCAAGAGCAGGTTGATGCGGAAGACGGCCCGCACGCCCTCGATGGCCTCCTCGGGGTGGGCTTTCCGGGCGCCCGACAGCCAGTCGCCCCCGGCGGGGCGCTCGCGGCGGTTGCCCAGGGCGGCGAAGAGGATCCGCAGGAACGAGTGCGGGTTGTGCCCCGTGGGCGGGACGATGACGTAGTGGCGGCGGCCGAACCAGTAGATGACGGTGGCCAGGAACATCAGCACCCCGGGGATGCCGAAGGCCACCGCCGGGCCCAGGCGCTTGAGCGCCAGCGGGATGAAGAGCGAGGCGAAGAACGAGCCGAAGTTGATGGTCCAGTAGAAGATGGCGAAGACCTTCTTCACCAGGTGCTTGTTCTCCTCGGTGAACTGGTCTCCGACCATGGCGGACACGCACGGCTTGATGCCGCCCGAGCCCAGGGCGATGAGGAACAGGCCGGTGTAGAAGCCGGTGGGGCTGTTCTCGAAGAGGGCCAGACACGCGTGGCCCACGCAGTACAGCAGGCTCAGCCAGAGGATGACGCGGTACTTGCCCAGGAACCGGTCCGCCAGGTACCCGCCGAACAGCGGGAAGAAGTAGACCCCGGACATGAACAGGTGGAAGTGCGACTTGGCCATCGCCTCCCGGGCGGCCGTGTCCGGGTTCGCGTTCACCAGCAGGTAGTCGATGAGGAACACGGTGAGGATGTTCCGCATCCCATAGAAGCTGAACCGCTCACAGGCCTCGTTGCCGATGATGTAGGGGATTTGCGGCGGAAAGCGGCTGCTCTTCTCGGGGAGGGGCTCGGCCATGCGCGGCATCTCGGCGGAGGAAGGGTGGGCGCCCAGGAAAATGGCCCTTCGTGCCTACCCCACGGGGCATGGCCGAGACAATCGCTTATCGCGCGCTCAGCTCGGACTGGGCGTGGCGACCTCGGCGGGGGCGGGGACGGGGGGCAAGGGCTGGTAGCGGTCGGAGCACGCGTGGCCGGGCTTTGGCAGCGGGGTGGTTCTGGGCCGGTACTCCCAATGCCACGGCTCCGAGCGCACCGTGCGCCGGAAACCGAAACGGCAGGCATTGGCGGACAGCCAGCCGTAGGCGGGAGAGGTGACATCTCCCACCGACACGTCCACCGCCGTTCCCCGCTGGTGGTTGGAGCGCCCGGGACGGGCCGCCCGGGGCCCCAGGCCCTTGCGGTAGAGGCGGTACAGGTAGCGCTGCTCGGCCCGGGAGCGGTGGCCGCTGACGACCCACAGCATGACACCCTGCTGCTGGGCCTCGGCGTGCATCTGCTGGAAGGCCCGCGCCGCATCGGTGCGCAGGCGCTCACCGCCGGGGACGCGAATGAGCCGCTTCGAGGCGCCGGGCTTCTTCGCGGCACGCTGTCGCTGGGCCGCCTCCTCGGCAGAGGCCACGGGCGCGGCCAAGACCAGCAGGAGGAGCACGAAGCTCCAGCGAACCCACGCGGGCGGCATCTCGAGTCCTGACACGGGGACCACAATAGGCCTTTCCCGCATCTATTCCCGTCTGGGAATGGGCCGCCCGTCAGGCGCTTGACGAACCGTCTGTCTTACGGAGACACGGCCGCCCGGCGGTTGCTCGGCCGCTCGCCTGCCGGTGGGGGAGGCGGAGGGGTGGGAGTGTCCACTCGCTGACCGACCCGCTGGTGGCGGGCCTTCTGGAGCACATGGGCCAGGTACCGGCCGGTGTGGCTCTCCGGCACCTGGGCTACCTGTTCGGGGGTTCCCACCGCCAACACCCGGCCTCCGCCTGCGCCGCCCTCGGGACCGAGATCCACCACCCAGTCCGCGCTCTTGATGACGTCCAGGTTGTGCTCGATGCAGAGCACCGAGTTGCCCGCCTCCACCAGCCGGTTGAGCACCAGCAGCAGCTTGCGGATGTCCTCGAAGTGCAGGCCCGTGGTGGGCTCATCCAAGATGTAGAGCGTGCGGCCGGTGGCCACCCGCGCCAGCTCCCGCGCCAGCTTGATGCGCTGGGCCTCGCCGCCCGACAGCGTGGGGGAGCTCTGTCCCAGCCGGATGTAACCCAGCCCCACGTCATCCAGCGTCTGGAGCACGCGCATGATGTCCTTGTGGGCCCCGAAGTGCTGCATCGCCTCGCGCACGCTCATGTCGAGCACCTCGGCGATGTTCTTGCCCTTGTAGCGCACCCGCAGCGTGGCCTCGTTGAAGCGCTTGCCCTGGCACACCTCGCACGGCACGTACACGTCCGCCAGGAAGTGCATCTCCACCAGCTTCATGCCGTCGCCCTCGCACGACTCGCAGCGGCCGCCCTTGATGTTGAACGAGAAGCGGCCCGGCGTGTACCCGAACGTCCGGGCCTCCTGGGTCAGCGCGAACACTTCCCGGACGGCATCGAAGACCTTCGTGTAGGTCGCCGGGTTGCTGCGCGGCGTGCGGCCGATGGGCCGCTGGTCGATGTCGATGACCTTGTCCAGGTGCTCCATGCCCTGGATGGACTTGTGCCGGCCGGGGACTTCCCGGCTCTCGTAGAGCTGGCGGGCCAGCGCCGGGTAGAGGATCTCATTGATGAGCGTGGACTTGCCCGCCCCGGACACCCCGGTGACGGCCACCAGCACGCCCAGGGGGAGCTCCACGTCCACGTCCTTCAGGTTGTTCTCGCGGGCGCCGCGGATGAGGATCTGCGCCTTGCCGGGCTTGCGCCGCTGCTCCGGCACGTCGATCTCCTTGCGCCCGGAGAGGTACGCGCCCGTGAGGCTCTCCTCGTCCGCCATCACCTGCTTGGGCGTGCCCTGGGACACCACCTGGCCACCCAGCTCGCCCGCGCCCGGCCCGAAGTCGACGATCCAGTCCGCCTCCTCCATCGTCTCCTCGTCGTGCTCCACGACGATGACGGAGTTGCCCAAGTCCCTGAGCCGCTTGAGCGTGGCCAAGAGCTTGCCGTTGTCGCGCTGGTGCAGGCCGATGGAGGGCTCGTCCAGGATGTAGATGACCCCCGTCAGCTCGCTGCCCATCTGCGAGGCCAGCCGGATGCGCTGGCTCTCCCCGCCGGACAGGGTGGAGGCGGTCCGCTCCAGCGTCAGGTAGCCCAGCCCCACGTCCACGAGGAAGGACAGCCGGCTGCGGATCTCCTTGAGCAGCTCCGTGGCGATCTTCCGCTCGTTCTCCGGCAGCTCCATGCCGCCCAGGAAGCGCAGTGCCTCGGAGATGGTCTGCTGGCTCAGCTCCACGATGGAGTGGCCATGCACCTTCACCGCGCGGCTCTCGGGCTTCAGGCGCTCGCCCTTGCAGGTGGGGCAGGGCTTG encodes the following:
- a CDS encoding POT family MFS transporter, with the protein product MAEPLPEKSSRFPPQIPYIIGNEACERFSFYGMRNILTVFLIDYLLVNANPDTAAREAMAKSHFHLFMSGVYFFPLFGGYLADRFLGKYRVILWLSLLYCVGHACLALFENSPTGFYTGLFLIALGSGGIKPCVSAMVGDQFTEENKHLVKKVFAIFYWTINFGSFFASLFIPLALKRLGPAVAFGIPGVLMFLATVIYWFGRRHYVIVPPTGHNPHSFLRILFAALGNRRERPAGGDWLSGARKAHPEEAIEGVRAVFRINLLLMPTVPFFWMLFDQKASTWVVQARGMDQQIGSFTFQPSQMQFVNPALVMILIPVLAGIIYPAFQKTRWELTPLRRMPLGLIIGAFSYIIAGYYQVLIEGGTKLNIAWQILPYIVLTLAEILVSTTGLEFAYTQAPREMKGVVQSLWLVNTTLANIAVAIASSLNIFQGSGQFFFYSGLAFLAGVGMALMARKYKVRDYYQQSGPIPVGEHAAPGLTAKGA
- a CDS encoding M15 family metallopeptidase; the protein is MSGLEMPPAWVRWSFVLLLLVLAAPVASAEEAAQRQRAAKKPGASKRLIRVPGGERLRTDAARAFQQMHAEAQQQGVMLWVVSGHRSRAEQRYLYRLYRKGLGPRAARPGRSNHQRGTAVDVSVGDVTSPAYGWLSANACRFGFRRTVRSEPWHWEYRPRTTPLPKPGHACSDRYQPLPPVPAPAEVATPSPS
- the uvrA gene encoding excinuclease ABC subunit UvrA, producing MSEPDVITIRGAKEHNLKNVSLEIPKKKLVVFTGVSGSGKSSLAFDTLYAEGQRRYVESLSAYARQFLGQMEKPKYDTLRGLSPTISIEQKAASNNPRSTVGTVTEVHDYLRVLYASIGLQHCPQCGRKVGKQSAQQIVEEILKSPPGTKVQILAPLVTNRKGEHKDLLTEAQKRGFSRARIDGKLKSLEERIELDKKSKHDIALIIDRLVLKPEVRTRLTDSVETALREGKGILIVTDEAGALASDRVMSELNACHACGLSFGELTPAAFSFNNPLGMCTDCNGLGTKAEMDPDRIVPDASRTVREGAIEPWASGMNKGEGWTAEFVESLAEAFKIPLDVPYAKMGQREKDLLMYGSEGKAFTVKWGEGGRYKMEWEGLVNKLMRSFKTTTSEAMRTYYQKFFSDKPCPTCKGERLKPESRAVKVHGHSIVELSQQTISEALRFLGGMELPENERKIATELLKEIRSRLSFLVDVGLGYLTLERTASTLSGGESQRIRLASQMGSELTGVIYILDEPSIGLHQRDNGKLLATLKRLRDLGNSVIVVEHDEETMEEADWIVDFGPGAGELGGQVVSQGTPKQVMADEESLTGAYLSGRKEIDVPEQRRKPGKAQILIRGARENNLKDVDVELPLGVLVAVTGVSGAGKSTLINEILYPALARQLYESREVPGRHKSIQGMEHLDKVIDIDQRPIGRTPRSNPATYTKVFDAVREVFALTQEARTFGYTPGRFSFNIKGGRCESCEGDGMKLVEMHFLADVYVPCEVCQGKRFNEATLRVRYKGKNIAEVLDMSVREAMQHFGAHKDIMRVLQTLDDVGLGYIRLGQSSPTLSGGEAQRIKLARELARVATGRTLYILDEPTTGLHFEDIRKLLLVLNRLVEAGNSVLCIEHNLDVIKSADWVVDLGPEGGAGGGRVLAVGTPEQVAQVPESHTGRYLAHVLQKARHQRVGQRVDTPTPPPPPPAGERPSNRRAAVSP
- a CDS encoding peptide MFS transporter, translating into MSTSTAQQFPSGPPSSAEASSSPPSEAPKGHPKGLYVLFATEMWERFSYYGMRALLVLYLLNYLQFQPADSSSVFKWYTSLVYLTPLLGGFIADRFLGLRSAIIIGAVLMAIGHFLMAFEPLPIFYTALVFLIAGNGFFKPNISTLVGKLYKQGDPRRDGAFTIFYMGINIGAFLAPLICGWLRRNMGPTPGMGYHWGFGAAGVGMVLSLIIFLIGQKQVLRDVAAAGNLNEIVPQKKDSTALQASAEEPDEQVPSTGGFGGAITKVFPWLLFLLAVVVPASFFYQAATGQESWTNVIMPTVFALIGAWMGWTLLSIKNAARDKSTVIFVIFTFVVLFWMAFEQAGNALNIWAAYNTAPLDLGLFSIEGEDYQAANAFFIIAFAPLLAMMWTGLARRGMEIPTAAKMLAAMFLITASFGAMVAGAAAENGTVTRVPLAALPEGIQLETLNAGRFGYEPSSQELTVRGVLAPFAVTNALRPTVDKAYMAQIEAMEVAVKNASPERPVTFQFTGLPPGYTFPLSDKQGVSGWNAESRAVTMVGGLSPVSKAQLVGSGAPPAWRQAITSLAEQSKAAQVSGLWLLLSFLLATLGELCLSPVGLSMVTKLAPTRFASLFMGVWLMSNAVAQYVGGSLGEKWGQIVPTSYFAIFVYSSLVGAVVLLILQAPLKRLMHNVR